The DNA window ATCTGGTTGATGCTCAGCCCAACAACCCCGCGGCTGTGCCCAAAGCTACTTGTACTAAACCATGACTCCATCTACGAGTAAGGCGACCAAGTTGATGCGAGAAAGGCGAGCAGACGGACGAGGCATGTGCATCCCGCGAGCTGCATGCGGGAGGGCACGCTTGGGAGGCGATTGTTGCGAGCTGTCGGTGTGACTGGCGGCATCGCGATGGGCGCATGTACAAGCAACTTGAAGTCTAGCGATGGCAGCCTCATCTGCTGTCCAGTTGGCCCGGCTAGCAATGCAGTCATGCCCGACCCCACACCAGGCCGACAAGTCAATTGGAGGTCCAGAGCATGCGCCTTTATCTGCGCACCAGCAGTCGGCGAGGCGATGATGTTGAGATtcgcggctgctggacaaGCAGGAAAACAAGGAACGCCACTGAGCATCGTGATGGTCCTACTGGATAACCCGTCCGTCTCCCACGAGTTCTCCGTAATGGTCCAGGCGCAGTaaagagctgctgccagcatgACGTGCGTACGCAGGCCAGATCATCTCGGAACGGGGGCCCGGGCTTGGGGGGGCTGACATATGAGTCTGCGGATGCATTCCGCAAGACCAGTAGGGATGAGAGATAGGGGCAGCAATTTGCCATTTGCAATTTTCCCGTTGGGCCATGGTAGCCTTTTCGTAATTTGTACATGCTTGGCAAGTTGTCATCGTAATACCAAGCCGGTACCCAGGAGTATACTATACCACATCTTGCTCGGCATCAACAACGTACAGTATAGCATTCaagagtacatgtagatatcGTGTTGGTCATGTCGCTGTTTGCTTGGCCTGTTGGGCTCTGGCCATCAACCCACTCGATTCGCGAACGGACTCATCGCGCCAGCTTCGTGGTAGCGACCATTGTATGATGGATACCTGACTCGAATCTGGCCCAACCTTGTGATGGCCCGTAGCCCAAGTCCAAGTCGAGCTGTCTTGAAATTATCTCCCCAAGGATTCCGGAAAGGCCGAGTCCTGGCGGATGGCTACTAGGTCAAAACAGTGATGTGACTGGGTAGGTCAGTAAGATGCTAAAGATGCATGGCCTGAAAGCGATGGTTCTGCTCAATAACAGCACAAGTACCAGCATGTACCAGCTGCCCTGGCAGATTGGCCGTCCGAGTACCGAAGCGATTGATTAAGCGTCCATGTACGATGCGGCATAGTCCGATCTACGCAGCTTGCTGGCAGCGACCTGGACCCTGCGGACTGGAGCCTGTGTCAGAACTACCACCACTAGCATTGCCTACCTGCTTGCAATAGTACAATGACAGCGAACCCAGCGCTGCTAGACTCGTATTCTCGTCAGCTTCTCCGAGGCCTAGTTCGCTGCCCAACTGCCACCACCCGGTTCGTGGCTGGCCCGACGTCCAAGCTGTCGGTGCGACGACGCCAGCAAAACAGGCAACCTGGCAGGCAAGCTAGGAGCCCATGATGGCACTGTTGCTGATCGCATGCTGGCGAGCAGGTCCTGAGTactcgactcgactcgactcgcATGGTGGCAATGCTGGTCTGGCACGGGGTGCTCGGTATGAGACCTACCACCGGTAAGGCGCCGTTGCCATGGCAATCGCAGCAGCTTCGGTCGCTTCCCATCACGGCTCTGCTCTCCGCCAGTACCAAGAGGGCTCCGACAAAAAGAGTAAGCGGGCGGAGCTGGACCAGGTCGTCTGTCGAATTGGCGGTCACCAAGGCGAGCAGATGAGCAGATGAGCAGCGCGGTCGATGGGGCAACGCCTTTGTTTACGGTCCGGATTGACATTGACTGCGGCCCTGGCCCTGGGAGCTGTGAGCTGTGAGATGGGATGCGCGGGTTGGGTACAGATTGCTGGCAGGATTGGCGGCCGAGAGTGTCGACGCAAGGTTAGCGACTGCAGTTGGAGTTGAGCATCATTGAATGATGATTGACCCAAAGACTATCGATGGATTCAGTGGCTTCTGCCACATGCGAGGAACGCGAAAACAGCCCATCACAGGTGCAGGCCCCGCTGTGACAGTGGCTGCGGCCCTGCTGTTGGCGCGTCATGCCACCGCCCATTGCCCGTTTGGAGCGGCGGGAGGGTGCCATCCAGCGCTGTGGCCGCCCATTGCAGCGACGATTGGCAGCCCGAGGTCCACTGGAGGGCAGCCGGCGCACCCTGGATTTCCGGCCAGCGGGCGAATGCTGTAgccagaagcaaaaggagggGTCCAGCGGCGCCCAACCCGCAGTCCGGCTGCAAAGTTGACAGCGCTAAGACAGCAGCTAgcaagggcggcggcgctaGTCTAGTCCAAGCAGCTTGCCGTCTTGGTGCGATGGAGCAGCAACCGCTACCGCAGCCCGCTAGCGGCAGGCGACGATGGCGGGCTTTCGGGCACGACTCCAGCGGCAAGCCTAGCCGCTAAACGTGGACTTGGGTGTTCAATCTCTGTGCGGTGCCTATTCCGTGCCTTGGGCTTACAGCgtggttgatgctgctactgcagCATGTCTGGTGGCTGTCAGGCCCAGGCCCTGGAGGCTGCTTCTGGATGCTTGGGATCGAGAAGTGCATGTAGTGCCTTGGGTACCCATTGGATACAGGTACAGATACAGGGACAGATACAggtctgtctgtctgtctgtctgtctgtctgtctggagctgctgggaTTCCATCCCACGTACCGACAGGCGAGCACCAGGTAGGCCTTTTGCACCAGACCGGGAGCCTGGGTTCTTGTACCGAGTACGGCTGGGTacgctgctcctcctgctggGAACGACGGGTGCCCACGATGGGGTGGCACAAGGCTGGTCACGACCCCAGAAATAGCCCGCGTCCCATTTTCCAGGGTTCAATCTGCATGTACCTGCTGGTACTGCCTACCTCTGCCTGTACATGTCCTGTCCAGGTCCTGTCCAGCACTCCGGATATCTTGTCTCGTCGTCGTTCATCTCCAGATCAACCCGGCTTCGACTCTTTTCGTCGCTCTCGCCAACCTCCTCCGTGTCTCTCAGGCCGCTCCACCTTCTTCTACCTCCCCTTGCCGCGAGCTttgcctccttttttcccttcttctctttccatcttcttatttcccccttctccatcgtGGGGAGCCGCAGCCTTTTATTTGTGCCTCGTCGCCCACATTTTGCCTCGCCCCTCGAAGCGGCTCTTTTACACAGCAAAGAACCGCCGTCCGTCCATCCCTCCGGCCTTGCCCCTCGTCCtggcctcgcctcgcctcacCTGCTCTCACCGCGCATCGTCCGCCACGCCGCCGTTCTTACTGGACACGCAACTGGGCTGGCCAGCCACTCACAGAGCCCGGCCTCGTCTCTTCGTCTGCCTGCTGTTCGCCATCCACTCACCGGCCGCCTTGTCGTCCCCCTGCGTGCGTCCTCCGCGCCCATCACAGACAATCCGCCTCCTGCTCTTGACTCATACGcagtcaaaaaaaaaaaacccccgGGCAGCTCCCCCCGTGATCTATTCGAGCTCGTAcaggcttctcttctccagcagctcgccgCCCTGCCGCTCCCCGGCGAAGCTGCTTGTTCGGTGAATCGGCATATATAGCAACGGCCTGCCTGCTTAGCTTCCATAAAAGCTCAAGCACCCCTCCTTGTCGCTGCTTCAGCCTCACGACTGGCTGTCATCGCTCGATATCAAGGCCGTTTTCTGACATCTCACTGGTTAAAAATACATACACTTAAAGCGCGACAGAATCTGACCATCTACGGTCCCGTCGCGCATCGTTTGTTAGGTACTGCCTGCTCGTATAGTGGATACTTGATGCTCGCAGCCGCACACCGCACATCGACAAGTACCTTGTATCACAGCGGAATCCAGCCGGTTGCCCAGCATGTCTCTTCCAGATGGCCGTCCATGCACGTCGCCGtcgcttcttcagcctcagtcgcagccgcagtcgcCGTTACCCGTCAAGCAGGGCTTTTTGCGCAAGCTCCTGGCCCGCTCAGCAAGCACAAGAAGCACAAagtcctcggcctcgtccgTCTCCGCCGACCAGCGACTTGCTCCCGAACCCGTCTCCAGCCCCGGCCTGATCAAGCGCATGTCAAAACGAGTCGTGCCTGGCTTGCCCCGAACCCAGACATTCAAGCGCCAGCTGTCGGAAGATAGAAAACATCTGGCTCCTGTAGAGCCTTCGGCAGAGGAGCGAAGGGCGGCGTCCGTCGACAGGCGGGCTCACTATCCACGCAAACCCAGCGGGCGAGTCTCCAAAACCCACGTCGACCCTCACTCCAGTGCGCcgagcttctttggcgagctTCTCCACGAAACTACTTCAAACTATGCACAGTCACTTCCCCTCGACCTCGCCGAGTTCGAGGCGGCGGATGCGTCGTCCGATATTCCGCATGCCGAAACGGATGATGATTCAGACATTGACGGCAATGAggctgacgatgccgatgacGAGTACGCCACTCAGGACGCGGCATCTGTTGCTGATACTTGCTCCATGACCACGTCGCAGTACGAAGCAATGATTCTCGACAAGTTAGAGCGGGAGTGGATTCTCAATCTGAGCATGCACTTTAGAGACCGTTCAAAACGAGAAAAGTTCTTTGTGACATATCGTGAGGAAGAACATATTTGGCGCCGCGTCACCGTCTCTTTGGATTATCGTGATGCGCCAGAGAATTCTCTAGAGTGGGATCTCAGCCGCACCAAATATCAGAGGGATAAGAGCACCAAGATATACGAGGCTATCCGCGACAGTCTACAGGATATCCAATTTTACGACACAGTGACAAACCTAAAGCTCGAAACTACCGACGGAAGACTACATGTTCACGTAGTCGAAGACGGTAATGTAAGTGACTACTACCCCCGTGTCATCTCTATTGGGACGCATGGCCGTTTTCCATGGCAGACTAACAAAAATCTCCTCAAGGAAATCATTCACTACCCCACCGTTAGCCAGATTCGGCACCTAGGGTGTAAAAGAGTCAAAGAGCGAGACATTGTTTTTGACTCCCACATGTCTGGCTTTGTTTACAAAGTCAGCGTGATGGGCAAAATGCTGATCAAGAAGGAGATTCCCAGCCCCGATACCGTCGAAGAATTCCTCTACGAGGTCAATGCTTTGAGCGGCCTGCGCTTCTCAAAGCACGTTATTGACTTTTACGGAGTGGTagtcgacgatgatgatgagcagGTCAAGGGCCTTCTCATCAGCTTTGCTGGCCAGGGCGCCTTGATCGACATCATCTTTGAGAATTGCAAGGAAAACCACATTGGTCTCCCTTGGAATACAAGGGAGAAGTGGGCAAGACAAATCGTCCAGGGACTGGCTGATGTCCACGAATCCGGATTTGTCCAAGGAGATTTCACCTTGTCTAATATCGTCATCGACGACGCTGGCGATGCCAAAATCATCGACATCAATCGGCGAGGCTGTCCCGTGGGGTGGGAGCCTCCGGAGGCGACGGCCCTCATCGAGTCTAACCAGAGACTATCCATGTATATCGGGGTCAAGTCGGATCTATATCAGCTCGGCATGGTGCTCTGGGGGCTTGCAATGCTTGAGGATGAGCCCGAGACTCAGGGTCGGCCGCTCATCCTGGGACCAGAGATTAACGTACCAGATTGGTATCGACAAATGACGGAAATTTGCCTCAGCGATGACCCGCGAATGAGGCTGCAGGCCTCGTCACTGCTGCGAATGTTTCCGCGAGCTGTCCCGGACGATGAGCACAGTGACGCACTGCGCTCGGATCACGATCCTGTGCGCGTGGATACTGGCGCCGTCAACAACGAGTACCTTTCCGATGGCTACGACGTCGAGTCCCACTCCGCAATGAGGACGGTAGACCTTGACGAGGAACTGGTCTATCCAAGCTCGACATATCTGCATAGCGGGCCTCTTCCTTATGATCAGTACTATACAAGCCGGGGCAGGTCACCGCCGAGCCCACTACCTAGCGATATGGGCGGCGGTGAGGTGGCATACAAATCCGCCTGGGCGGCAAACAGGAACATTGCTCCCTCTTACAGCGACAGCGGGGACAGCTTTGTGATTCCGGACAGTGAATATGACGTGCGGCGACAGCCAACTCCGACGCCGTCGGCTGAGAGGTTTCTCAATATTAGCGATCGACGCTCACGGCCCCTGAACCAGCTCAGTACCTATGAAAGCACAGAATATTTTACAGCCACTGATGATGCAGCTGACAGGCCCGACCGTGGACTATCCGTTCCCATGGCACCCGAATCCAGCTGGGGAGGGTCAGCCGCTAATGATGTGTTTGAAGACGCAGACGCCACGCTGGAACCAAAGGACGCGGATGAAGAGAACTACTTTGCCCATACAATCCCCGCTGTGATTGTAACCGAGTCACCTGTCAGCGCAGTAGCTCGGCCAAGGAGCATTGAGTCACAGGATGATGTGTTTGAGAGAAAACTTGACGGGGAAGAAGACggggaagaagacgctggcAGGCAAGACTCTGCTATTGATATCGACTttgaagctcaagaagcgACCATTATCCCGGATGTCAACATCGAAGCGCCTCGGCTAAGCCCGAGACTCAAGCTTTCGAAAAACACAGCCAATATCAAAGTTAAGCGGCTCAGAAAAGCCTCACCCAGGTCGCCTTCGTCTCACGCAACCCGCCAGCAGACTGATGCAGCCGATACACCCATTTCAACAGACGCGACCATGAGCTCTAGGGTGGACGATGGGGAAGCACTTCGGGTGACGACACCAGAAACCGAGTCGGAGCCTGACTACATCGCCTCACGTTCGCCGGGCTTCAAATCGCCCGATCCCCGGCAAAGCTACAATGCCAGCAGCGCGCAGAGGGCCGGGCAGCTTCTTAATGCAGGCAGCACGAGTGAACGCTGGATCCCGCCAAGCGAGGAGACTTTGGGCCAAACCGAACCAACCGGCGGATTCACGTATCCCAGACACGGAACTATTCCCGTGTCACTGACGGGGATTGGAGCAGCTCACCTGGAGCTTGAAGGAGACTTGTTGCAGGAGAAGGGACTCATCGATGATGAGTTTCAATTAATGACACGACCCGAAGCGGCAACACCGCTCATGATTACGACAGATGCGCAGACATGAACAAccagacacacacacatatacaCACAGATTTCATTGGCATACAGCGATAGCCTGCTCTTTGTTTGTCTTTACTGctttactttacttttttttcctttttttctttctcgcatcttctcatcactgcctctctttttttgatctCATTCAAAACGTTGTTGATATTTTTGCTTTCTTGCGATTCCCTTGTGTAAAGTAGATATAACTGCGCAGGCAACTGAcctggcttcttttttcctttttacgATTTTGGATTATGAATATTTATGGATATCACGACATTTGGAAATGACCTGGGCCAGCAAGATAGCATAGCGCCGGACTAACGAGTATGAGATATGACTAGTTGGCAATCAAGTAGAACAAATTGAATATTAAGATGTTGTTCATATTGAGGATGCTGTGAATAGGGATTAAGTATCAAGATGCTGTTCATATTGAGGCTTCTACAAATACTTGCAATAGACCCATACGTTCAGAAATTGCCTATTATGGAAATATTCTAGAAGAAGCACTAGAAACCGGGTGAGGCTGCTCGTGTGCAGTGTGGCTACTAAGCCTAGTCCCGTGTAACTCGAACCAAAGGCTGGCCGTTTTCGATCCTTTTTCAAACTTTTCTGTTGGGAAGGGGGGTGTGTATCTAGTGATTGAATTTCGGAGggttacaaaaaaaaacgtgcTCATGGAATGGATGGGATGAATGAAACTTGAGTAATTGGGCATTGAGGGCGAAtaaactctttttttgacAAGATGAGCATGTGAACCGAGGCATCGGAGAGAATTAACGAATGAACCATACAAGCATGTATATACGTATTTGTTTTTGGGGAGTTGGGGGTGGGTCAAGTTCAAGTTGGGATGGGAACGGATGGATGAGCCGGGATCTCAactggctttttttttttttttttggctctAGTTATCCGAAATGAATATGGGGGAAAGAAAATGGATAGCCTATCAAGGGATGGATGTGAATAAGCGAGACGAAGTTGTGGCTGTCTATCGATGGGGGGATGATCTTAGtggagagagacagaaacATGTGAAAAGAGACAGAGATAAATAGATTAAGCATAAACTGAAACCATTGGTACGATAAGAGAAATGTCGTTTATAGGTGTGGCTTTGGTTATACTCTTGGGGACTATTGATTACAGCAGAATGACATGTTGAAGCGGTGGCGCATGTTTGAAATGATACCAGAGTGAGTATCGGCACATGAATGTAGATTGATGCTGTATACTAACATTGTGATTAAACGAATGTAGACAAGTGAATAAAGAAGAGCCATTAAGCTACCCATCTAAAAAACTCCGGTTGAGCGCCGAGAAATGGCGTCACATTTGCAGCATTCATTCCATCGCTTGTCAAAACATCCCGAACACCCCGATGAtaagaagaaagaacaaaaaaaaaaagcttgtACTCCTAAAGCTGCGCCGCAACAAAGTCCAGGTGGATCAGAGACAGTGCGGCTGCTCAATCAGGGCCGTAAAGGTACCAAAagaggagggaagaagatAATGTTGGCAGCTgtgaaaaacaaaaagatgCCCTATAgagtagagaagaagaaaagaatcaaTGAATACTAAATAAGGGCTGACAAAAGCGACAAGAGCAGTATAAACAGCCAATCAACTCGGAAGAACCAAAAAcacatcttctccagccatgTGCTCAGCTCGAATCTGCCGCTGCGAAACAGGCCGAATTACCAATTCCGCTAGCTCCAAACGGTGAATTGCGTCTGCATGAGACTGGATCAATCTGCCACTCAACGGCTCTCTCTTGACCAGCAATACGTTGCCATGAAGCTTGTATGTGACATGCTCCCAAGCCTGGATCAAAGGAACCTCGAGTTTAAACATCCATGTCCCTCTCCAGGTCATCACGGTAGGTCGCTGTTTCCCCGCGCTGCTCGCCTTGTACCGTGACGTCTGGTATCGAAAGACGGCCGCCACCCCTCGCTGTCCATTCCAAATCTCCATGAGTTCAAGTTTGGGCATACTCAAGGCCGCGCGGGCTGCTCGGACTAACATGGTGGTGATCTTGGGCTGAGCGCCGAGGGGCTCGAGCAGCTGCGAAGTGAGGACGAGCGTTTTCAAAGACGCCCACTCCGAGCCACGGCCGCGGGCCTCGAAGAAATGTTTAGCGTCTATAATGAAGGACGCGGAGATCTGCTCGAGCTTGAGGCAGCTGGCGATGGCCCGGGCGACGTCCTAGTTTGGGCTTCGGGAGGCGTCGCAGCCCTCGAAGTAGAACGGATACCGCTGATGGAAGTTCTCGAAGATGACGAGTTTTCTCAAACGCGAAGGGGCAACGAGTTGAAAGAACGTTTTGTAGTCTGTAGAGTAAGAACAACGACGGGTCAGCCCCCTTGGTGGTATCGTATGGAACCATCAACGAAATGTAGCCCCTTGTTCACTTACTACCGTCTGTCGTCTTTTGCGCATCATCCCGCCACTCTCTCCAGGGCTCGTAGTGGATTTCTCGCAGTCTGGGAAACCGtgacaacagcagcagtagcgtTCTTGGTGACCATCGCCTTCGAGTCTGCTGGCGAAGAAGCACCGCCGTCACTGCCGGAGCCAGGGGCATGCCCAGCCACCATTCGTTCTCTTCCTTTATTGTATCAAATGGTCCTTTTACCTGGATTGGATCGAACACTTTACCGACTGCGCGGTCAGTAATGAAAATCTCATTGTCACTCCCTTGGCGCTGGCTGTAGTCGCTGTCGTCACTGTCGTCACTGATGTAGTCACTGTCGTCGCTGTAGTCGCTGTCATCGCTGTAgtcgctgtcgtcgtcggctGTAGCCGGCATAGAcagctccagaagctcaCTGTAGTCGCGCTCTCTCTGGTTGAACGGGTGATCGGGCTCAAAAGTCAGGTACTTGAACCAATACGCCGAATCACTGGGCGAGTGGACGCTGATGTCGAGCACTAAGCTGGACCTGTTGCTCCATGAGCTCAGAGTATCCACCACCTCGTGCAACGCTCTCCCGATGGCGTGGCTGTCGGCGATGCTCATTCCTTGCACCCTAGATTCCTGTAGCCCGTATTCTTCGAGCTCCAAGCAGAGCCAGATGTATCGCACGTGTCTCTGGGTGCGAAAGGTCATGAGGTCAAGCTGTTCGATACGTGGCATCGTCAGTTGGAGATGGGAAAAGTTGTGCGGCTCGATGATGGCCTGCCATTCCCGGGACACTGCGGCATAGGCGGCCAGGCCACCGTCGGTCTGAAGCAATGCATTGAGGATCGCCCGCCGGGCCGCGACGGGCAAGTTgtgccatgatgatgatgtcctATTAGCTGTATCCGATGCCATTTGTACGAGCAATGTGATGTAAGCAGTACTTGTCCAAAGCAGAGATCAACATTGTAACAGCTACGGTATTTACTAGTAGTCTTTGGTAGGAAAAGGGAGAatgtggaagatggaaagaagaagcaagagcTGAGGTAGTCggtcctgctgctgctgcaggtaGATGTACATTTTTAGAGTCTTGGAgacttgcttttctcttttcaagTATATCTTGGTACTGGAAATAACAAGAACAAAATTATTAACTGCATTACCAACATTACTCTTGAAACTTATCAACTCTACAtatttcttgctgctgtatAAAACAAAAACTGTCCAACAGCTTGCTGTCTTGGCCTCCATCACGACTACAATCTAGCCAACGGTTTATAGAATCTCTCACATGATTTTGCTGCCATTACTTACTTTCTGGAGCACAATGAGGTGGTTATTCATCAGCCAAAAACTACCTGATTGTTGTCCATCGTGTCATCGCTCAACATACAGCAGTACTAGTTTTTCGAGCCAAGAACATATACTACGTCGCGTATCCACCTCCGGATTTTGCCAGGGTGTCACATCTACACAGAATAACATCATTCTTATTGGGCAGATGGGTTTCATACAATTCAAGTTGGCTCGCACGCTGTCGTCAGCAAAAGCTCTTCGTTCACATGAGAGCCGTCAAGCATGAAGCATCCGAGGCTTGTACTCCGTGCTCTGATAACCGTGACGAGCGCCACGCGTAATTCGCAACAAGTGCCTCCCCAGCAGGAATAGCCGCTGTCCAGGGCACAGCAACAAGAGAGTGAAGCTGTACTTGTAGCATGTCGTTTCATTCCCCTGCCTCCCATTCGCCCATTTGGCAACCTTGCAGATAAAAAGATATGTCTTCAGCGCTAACCTGAACGAGAGCTTGTTTCGCTGCGGGGACTGCCTCGGCTGCGGGGACtgcgaaaaagaagagcaagaaaaaaagttgttGGGGAAAGgacggagaaaaaaaggttgaGCGCTTGTGCCGCTGGAGCGTGATTGGCTCAACCTGGTGGCAGCGATTGCGCTAAAAAAGGGTACCACGTCAAGCACGTTTAGCCACTTGCGGCAGACCAGCTTTCGAGGTACCGCTGCGCCGGGGGAGGGGGTGGGTGTAGAGTTTTGATAAAGATTGAGAGATGAGGGCGAGAGATTGGGGAGCTGTCAGGCGATTGAAGCGGCATCTGCTGATTCTGGCAGCTGGACGAGAAGTGAATGATGCTATGCGCTTCAACGTTGGGGAATTCCAATTGCAGAGAAACATCACCATCGCCGTCCATCAGCTGATTTCGCAGTCCCAACTGGCCTCGCCTCGAATCGTCGCTCACTTACACGCCCTCACGTCTCGCCGCCTGCCCCAGCGATCCAACAAAACCAGCCCAAAGTACCGCCCCAGGTACTCCCATCGGCCCCGGTACCCCCATCCATGCGCCATGCGCCCACCGCCATCGAGTACCCCCCCACCACTCAACTACCGCGCTGCGACATTCCCTGGCGGATCCACGGATGCGTGTTCCCAGCCCATTTCTCGCTTTTGCTGTTTTCAATCAACCATCTCCACAAAGGCAAAAGTCGCCGTGGCAGTGACAACGGCCATGGCCGACGCCGCACGCTGCACAGGTGTATCTTGTCCTGCTGCAATTTTTTCACCATTTTCGCCTTCGCTAGACCTGCTAGATTCTTCTTGCTGATCCGCTGGGCCGCCCTATTCGGGAAACCCCAGCGCTCTGGCCCCgagcctggcctggcctgccCTGATTCTCAGCTTTCCACAGGCCCTGTTGATCAAACGCCCCCCCCTCAAGGGCATCTTGATATAAGAGACAGAGAGCTCCCCATCTCACACACCCTCCACAACACAACACAACACGAAAAGAGCTCCTCACTTCTTTTCACTCTTCTCACCCCtccctctccatctcatccccctgtccctctccctcccccgGGActtggtttctttttataacaCCTTTTTTTCGCTCTCATTCTCGacatctcttcctcttctcttttccttctgtGTCCAGCCTTGATAAGACTTGTTCAATATCAGAGCAGCAACAAAAATGTCAGAATCTTCCGCCGCGGCCTCAAAGGCCCAGGCGTCGGCCTTCCCTGATGGCACCACCGACTACGTGCCTCTGCGCGCCAGCGGCAAATACGACCTCAAAAAGGTGCACATCTCAGAGACGCCCATGACCTGGGGGAACTGGTACAAGCACGTCAACTGGCTCAACACCaccttcatcgtcttcatccccCTGCTGGGCTTCGTCTCCGCCTACTGGGTGCCTCTCAAGCTGGCCacggccatcttctccgtcATCTACTACTTCAACACTGGTCTAGGAATCACAGCTGGTAAGTCGGAAGGCTCATTTGACTATCAAGGAATTCACTTACTTACTCATACAAGGCTACCACCGTCTCTGGGCTCACTCCTCATACAAGGCCACTCTCCCCCTCAGAATCTACCTTGCCGCTGTCGGTGCTGGCGCCGTCGAAGGCTCCATCCGCTGGTGGTCAAGAGGCCACCGCTCTCACCACCGATACACCGACACCGACAAGGACCCCTACTCCGTCCGCAAGGGCCTCCTGTACTCCCACATCGGCTGGATGGTCATGAAGCAGAACCCCAAGCGAATTGGCCGCACTGACATCACCGACCTCAACGAGGACAGCATCGTTGTCTGGCAGCACCGCAACTACCTCAAGTGCGTCATCTTCATGGGCCTCGTCTTCCCCACCCTCTTCTGCGGCCTCATGTTCAACGACTTCCTCGGCGGCTTCGTCTACGCCGGCATCCTCCGCATCTGCTTCGTCCAGCAGGCCACCTTTTGCGTAAACTCCCTCGCCCACTGGCTCGGCGACCAGCCCTTTGATGACCGCAACTCACCCCGTGACCACATCGTCACCGCTCTCGTCACTCTCGGTGAGGGCTACCACAACTTCCACCACGAGTTCCCCTCAGACTACCGAAACGCCATTGAGTGGTGGCAGTACGACCCCACAAAGTGGATGATTGCCCTGTGGAAGTTCACCGGCCTCGCCTACGACCTGAAGCAGTTCCGCTCCAACGAGATTGAAAAGGGCCGtgtccagcagctccagaagaAGCTCGACCAGAAGCGTTCCACCCTCGACTGGGGCACTCCCCTCGAGCAGCTCCCCGTCGTCGACTGGGACGACTTTGTCTCTCAGTCCAAGAACGGCAAGGCCctcgttgccattgccggtGTCATCCACGACGTTAccgacttcatcaaggaCCACCCCG is part of the Trichoderma atroviride chromosome 1, complete sequence genome and encodes:
- a CDS encoding uncharacterized protein (EggNog:ENOG41), translating into MLVRAARAALSMPKLELMEIWNGQRGVAAVFRYQTSRYKASSAGKQRPTVMTWRGTWMFKLEVPLIQAWEHVTYKLHGNVLLVKREPLSGRLIQSHADAIHRLELAELVIRPVSQRQIRAEHMAGEDVFLVLPS
- a CDS encoding uncharacterized protein (TransMembrane:1 (o49-73i)), whose translation is MSCPGPVQHSGYLVSSSFISRSTRLRLFSSLSPTSSVSLRPLHLLLPPLAASFASFFPFFSFHLLISPFSIVGSRSLLFVPRRPHFASPLEAALLHSKEPPSVHPSGLAPRPGLASPHLLSPRIVRHAAVLTGHATGLASHSQSPASSLRLPAVRHPLTGRLVVPLRASSAPITDNPPPALDSYAVKKKKPPGSSPRDLFELVQASLLQQLAALPLPGEAACSVNRHI
- a CDS encoding uncharacterized protein (EggNog:ENOG41); this encodes MASDTANRTSSSWHNLPVAARRAILNALLQTDGGLAAYAAVSREWQAIIEPHNFSHLQLTMPRIEQLDLMTFRTQRHVRYIWLCLELEEYGLQESRVQGMSIADSHAIGRALHEVVDTLSSWSNRSSLVLDISVHSPSDSAYWFKYLTFEPDHPFNQRERDYSELLELSMPATADDDSDYSDDSDYSDDSDYISDDSDDSDYSQRQGSDNEIFITDRAVGKVFDPIQVKGPFDTIKEENEWWLGMPLAPAVTAVLLRQQTRRRWSPRTLLLLLSRFPRLREIHYEPWREWRDDAQKTTDGSK
- a CDS encoding uncharacterized protein (EggNog:ENOG41), encoding MSLPDGRPCTSPSLLQPQSQPQSPLPVKQGFLRKLLARSASTRSTKSSASSVSADQRLAPEPVSSPGLIKRMSKRVVPGLPRTQTFKRQLSEDRKHLAPVEPSAEERRAASVDRRAHYPRKPSGRVSKTHVDPHSSAPSFFGELLHETTSNYAQSLPLDLAEFEAADASSDIPHAETDDDSDIDGNEADDADDEYATQDAASVADTCSMTTSQYEAMILDKLEREWILNLSMHFRDRSKREKFFVTYREEEHIWRRVTVSLDYRDAPENSLEWDLSRTKYQRDKSTKIYEAIRDSLQDIQFYDTVTNLKLETTDGRLHVHVVEDGNEIIHYPTVSQIRHLGCKRVKERDIVFDSHMSGFVYKVSVMGKMLIKKEIPSPDTVEEFLYEVNALSGLRFSKHVIDFYGVVVDDDDEQVKGLLISFAGQGALIDIIFENCKENHIGLPWNTREKWARQIVQGLADVHESGFVQGDFTLSNIVIDDAGDAKIIDINRRGCPVGWEPPEATALIESNQRLSMYIGVKSDLYQLGMVLWGLAMLEDEPETQGRPLILGPEINVPDWYRQMTEICLSDDPRMRLQASSLLRMFPRAVPDDEHSDALRSDHDPVRVDTGAVNNEYLSDGYDVESHSAMRTVDLDEELVYPSSTYLHSGPLPYDQYYTSRGRSPPSPLPSDMGGGEVAYKSAWAANRNIAPSYSDSGDSFVIPDSEYDVRRQPTPTPSAERFLNISDRRSRPLNQLSTYESTEYFTATDDAADRPDRGLSVPMAPESSWGGSAANDVFEDADATLEPKDADEENYFAHTIPAVIVTESPVSAVARPRSIESQDDVFERKLDGEEDGEEDAGRQDSAIDIDFEAQEATIIPDVNIEAPRLSPRLKLSKNTANIKVKRLRKASPRSPSSHATRQQTDAADTPISTDATMSSRVDDGEALRVTTPETESEPDYIASRSPGFKSPDPRQSYNASSAQRAGQLLNAGSTSERWIPPSEETLGQTEPTGGFTYPRHGTIPVSLTGIGAAHLELEGDLLQEKGLIDDEFQLMTRPEAATPLMITTDAQT